The genome window CTGCTGCTCGGGCGGCAGACGTTCGAGGACTTCCGCGGCTACTGGCCGCAGCAGACCGAGGACACCACCGGCATGGCCGCGAGCCTGGACGCGGCGGACAAGCGCGTGGTCTCCTCCACCCTCACCGAGCCCGGCTGGGCCAACACCACCGTCATCTCCGGTGACCCGTTGGAGGCGGTGCGTGCCCTGCGGGAGGAGCCGGGGAAGGACGTGATCGTCACCGGCAGCATCACCCTGTGCCACGCCCTGATCGGGGCCGGACTGGTGGATCTGTACCGGATATTCGTCTATCCGTACTGGCAGGGCCGGGGCCGGTCCTTCTTCCCGGAGGGACACCCCGGGACGGGCCTGCACAGGGTGGAGGCCCGGGTCTTCTC of Citricoccus sp. K5 contains these proteins:
- a CDS encoding dihydrofolate reductase family protein yields the protein MRIVITQNTTLDGRVEMLDPWFDPSDQDEELAAEMMRQTEQEDVLLLGRQTFEDFRGYWPQQTEDTTGMAASLDAADKRVVSSTLTEPGWANTTVISGDPLEAVRALREEPGKDVIVTGSITLCHALIGAGLVDLYRIFVYPYWQGRGRSFFPEGHPGTGLHRVEARVFSGGVTYAAYAPLAGLGSEQDD